From the genome of Nodosilinea sp. PGN35, one region includes:
- a CDS encoding tetratricopeptide repeat protein — MVVKRLIDGRFQFIRVVSTKAYTKTYLMTDHGSPAKAKCIVKHLQLPAHNTITLKFLNDLLAKRVNLLKRVGEHDAIARNLSTVQEGQDFYWVRDYVVGHSLMAELAEGKPRLEAEVLRFLMESLGILDLIQRHGIAHQNLHPNNLIRHRDRGHLVLVDFGLIQDTGTPEPSPDTNGHPIAPNAESAYLPQVKHRQYTRFAADHFALGMIAVQMATGLSNEAIPRLSQDDFLAQVKLQLDECSTLTSPLKDILLKMVSPQPEAQYHQAKDILLALSERVAPPVSAEASPSPQETDAMETETTAALPPGRSGRLAHRRGIWLAAGATLALLAAAGVLLLRLPQAMTVHSLLRQAEATKQVGQRNDSLNYLNQALALRPNHSAALAQRAALLWESGQSEQALQDLTNAIQNDPDRATWYFQRGNLRFQLGDLQGAIADYSDALLHQDTYVDAHINRGNARAELGDEAGALQDYTAAINLANDPESKADAYLNRCLSLSNLEDHAAALNDCTEAVNLRPNNSLAYENRGLVKRRLNDFQGAIQDFTIAIQINAGSPEPYYNRGLTRQDLGDLGGAMADFNQTIQLNPNHPFAYYDRGLLHAELGDLERAIADLETVASACLDVSRLGCFDDAKYQLEKLRAAQAEGL; from the coding sequence ATGGTTGTGAAACGACTGATCGATGGACGGTTTCAGTTCATTCGAGTTGTCAGTACTAAGGCCTACACCAAGACCTACCTGATGACCGATCACGGCAGTCCGGCGAAGGCCAAATGCATCGTCAAACATTTACAGCTGCCGGCTCACAACACCATCACCCTCAAGTTTCTCAACGATTTGCTGGCCAAGCGGGTCAACCTGCTGAAGCGCGTGGGCGAGCACGATGCGATCGCCAGAAACCTCTCCACAGTGCAAGAAGGCCAGGATTTTTACTGGGTGCGCGACTATGTGGTAGGCCACTCCCTGATGGCCGAGCTGGCCGAGGGCAAGCCCCGCCTCGAGGCCGAAGTGCTGCGCTTTCTAATGGAGAGCCTGGGCATTTTAGACCTGATTCAGCGCCACGGCATCGCCCACCAAAATCTGCACCCCAACAATCTAATTCGCCACCGCGATCGCGGCCACCTGGTGCTGGTAGACTTTGGCCTCATTCAAGATACGGGCACCCCAGAGCCGTCGCCAGACACCAACGGCCACCCCATCGCCCCCAATGCTGAGTCGGCCTACCTGCCCCAGGTCAAGCACCGCCAGTACACCCGCTTTGCCGCCGACCATTTTGCCCTGGGCATGATTGCCGTGCAGATGGCCACGGGCCTGTCCAACGAAGCCATTCCTCGCCTCAGCCAGGACGACTTTTTGGCCCAGGTCAAGCTACAGCTCGACGAATGCTCGACGCTGACCAGCCCGCTCAAAGACATTTTGCTCAAAATGGTGTCGCCCCAGCCCGAGGCGCAGTATCACCAGGCCAAAGATATTCTGCTAGCTCTGAGCGAGCGGGTTGCGCCGCCCGTGTCAGCCGAAGCTAGCCCCTCACCCCAGGAGACCGATGCAATGGAGACAGAGACGACCGCAGCGCTCCCCCCTGGCCGCTCTGGTCGATTGGCCCACCGACGCGGAATCTGGCTGGCCGCTGGCGCTACGCTGGCCCTGCTGGCCGCAGCCGGGGTACTGCTGCTGCGCCTTCCCCAGGCCATGACCGTCCACAGCCTGCTGAGGCAGGCCGAAGCCACCAAGCAGGTGGGACAACGCAACGACTCGCTCAACTACCTCAACCAGGCCCTGGCGCTGAGGCCCAACCACAGCGCGGCCCTCGCCCAGCGCGCCGCCCTGCTGTGGGAATCCGGCCAGTCGGAGCAGGCGCTCCAAGACCTGACCAACGCTATTCAAAACGACCCCGACCGGGCCACCTGGTATTTTCAGCGGGGCAATTTGCGCTTTCAGCTGGGAGATTTGCAGGGGGCGATCGCCGACTACAGCGATGCCCTCCTTCACCAGGATACCTACGTCGATGCCCACATCAACCGGGGCAACGCCCGCGCCGAACTGGGCGACGAAGCCGGTGCCCTGCAAGACTACACCGCTGCCATCAACCTGGCCAACGACCCCGAGAGCAAGGCCGACGCCTACCTGAATCGCTGCCTGTCGCTGTCGAACCTGGAGGACCATGCCGCCGCTCTCAACGACTGCACCGAGGCCGTCAACCTGCGCCCCAACAACAGCCTGGCCTACGAAAATCGGGGCCTGGTCAAGCGGCGGCTCAACGATTTTCAGGGGGCAATTCAGGATTTTACCATTGCGATTCAAATCAATGCTGGCAGCCCGGAGCCCTACTACAACCGTGGGCTGACGCGCCAAGACCTAGGGGACTTGGGCGGGGCCATGGCCGACTTTAATCAGACGATTCAGCTCAACCCCAACCATCCCTTCGCCTACTACGACCGGGGGCTGCTCCATGCGGAGCTGGGGGATCTTGAGCGTGCGATCGCCGACTTAGAAACCGTGGCTAGCGCCTGCCTCGACGTCAGCCGTCTGGGCTGCTTCGACGACGCCAAGTACCAGCTGGAAAAACTCCGGGCTGCTCAGGCCGAGGGGCTCTAG
- a CDS encoding YHS domain-containing (seleno)protein, with amino-acid sequence MRIQYLAAVAIASLLSLGAVACGTTTAVNPNGASQAVVDPCAAANPCAAAQADAAVQSEVYSYDGLAIRGADPVAYFTEGKAVKGSADYETTWNGATWRFSSAEHLSAFTADPSAYVPQYGGYCAKAVSGGYTASIDPEAWSIVDGKLYLNYSPGVQKQWQEDVASNIAKGDQNWPGALSSGKFKESGQGW; translated from the coding sequence ATGCGAATTCAATATTTGGCTGCTGTGGCGATCGCCTCCCTGCTATCGTTGGGTGCCGTTGCCTGTGGCACCACCACGGCAGTCAACCCCAACGGTGCCAGTCAAGCCGTTGTTGATCCCTGTGCGGCGGCAAATCCCTGCGCGGCTGCCCAGGCTGACGCCGCTGTTCAGTCCGAGGTTTACAGCTACGACGGTCTAGCTATTCGCGGTGCCGACCCGGTGGCCTACTTTACCGAAGGCAAAGCCGTGAAGGGTTCTGCCGACTATGAAACTACCTGGAACGGAGCCACCTGGCGGTTTAGCAGCGCCGAGCACCTGAGTGCCTTCACCGCTGACCCAAGCGCCTACGTGCCCCAGTACGGCGGCTACTGTGCCAAGGCCGTCAGCGGCGGCTATACGGCATCGATTGATCCCGAAGCCTGGAGCATTGTTGACGGCAAGCTCTACCTCAACTACAGCCCTGGGGTTCAAAAGCAGTGGCAGGAGGATGTCGCCAGCAACATCGCCAAGGGCGACCAAAATTGGCCTGGTGCCCTCAGCAGCGGCAAGTTTAAGGAGAGCGGCCAGGGCTGGTAG
- a CDS encoding DUF3747 domain-containing protein, protein MALFSRPLQTLVTTAAVVLAGLALSPVARAQQFEQQPIDPSLAVAIASPVREGVLYNLMILTQVPNQRQCWQEARAENGPVSVDPLLLNFDFTGACERSTDGNGYSVRINGQDLGVHYRLEVSPRQNDLVLFARPTRDRSAPPIEIGRTNGRTSGFLKIQLNPGWQMARRVYNGQPIGHIYLTHDAPLDVRLAAGAAPPLSQTPSTPPATQPTTPSVTAPLPPPPSSAPSGPVATGNYFRVVVPITGPNTLQQVRAVEPEAFRTTAEGQDVVQVGLFRDRQRADEIYNALVANRLPAKILAASAPAVASTPSIPPIPQGSVVVVIDPGHGGRDPGAVGIGGLQEKQINTTISNRVQQQLQAAGITVLMTRSSDVFVDLDARAQYANRAGANLFVSIHANAISMSRPEVNGLETYYFSSGERLARSIHSAVLQNTDMRDRGVRQARFYVLRYTTMPSVLVETGFVTGAEDAARFRNPTAVNQIADGIARGILNYLGR, encoded by the coding sequence ATGGCCCTGTTCTCTCGTCCGCTACAAACCTTAGTTACAACTGCCGCTGTGGTGCTGGCGGGGCTGGCGCTGAGCCCGGTGGCCCGCGCCCAGCAGTTTGAGCAGCAGCCTATTGACCCCAGTTTGGCCGTGGCTATTGCCAGCCCGGTGCGCGAGGGGGTGCTCTACAACCTGATGATTTTGACCCAGGTGCCCAACCAGCGGCAGTGCTGGCAAGAAGCCAGGGCCGAGAATGGGCCGGTTAGCGTTGACCCGCTGCTGCTGAATTTTGACTTTACCGGGGCCTGCGAGCGCAGCACTGACGGCAACGGCTACTCGGTACGCATTAACGGTCAAGACCTGGGGGTGCACTACCGCCTGGAGGTCTCTCCTCGCCAGAATGACCTGGTGCTGTTTGCCCGGCCCACCCGCGATCGCTCGGCCCCGCCGATCGAAATTGGCCGCACCAATGGCCGCACCAGCGGATTTCTGAAGATCCAGCTCAACCCCGGCTGGCAGATGGCCCGCCGCGTCTACAACGGTCAGCCCATTGGCCACATCTACCTCACCCACGATGCGCCTCTGGATGTGCGCCTGGCCGCCGGGGCTGCGCCGCCGCTGAGCCAGACCCCCAGCACCCCGCCCGCTACCCAGCCCACCACCCCCTCCGTGACGGCCCCGCTGCCCCCGCCGCCCAGCAGCGCGCCCAGCGGCCCGGTAGCCACCGGCAACTACTTTCGCGTGGTGGTGCCCATCACCGGGCCAAACACCCTCCAGCAGGTGCGGGCGGTCGAACCCGAAGCCTTTCGCACCACCGCCGAGGGTCAGGATGTGGTGCAGGTGGGGCTGTTTCGCGATCGCCAGCGGGCCGACGAAATCTACAACGCCCTGGTGGCCAACCGTCTGCCCGCCAAGATTTTGGCGGCCTCTGCCCCCGCTGTGGCCTCAACGCCGTCTATTCCGCCCATTCCCCAGGGGTCGGTGGTGGTGGTGATTGACCCCGGCCACGGCGGGCGCGACCCCGGAGCGGTGGGCATTGGCGGTCTGCAAGAAAAGCAGATTAACACCACTATCTCTAACCGGGTGCAGCAGCAGCTCCAGGCGGCGGGTATTACGGTGCTGATGACCCGCAGCAGCGATGTCTTTGTCGATCTCGATGCCCGCGCCCAGTACGCCAACCGGGCCGGGGCCAACCTGTTTGTCAGCATCCACGCCAACGCCATCAGCATGAGCCGCCCTGAGGTCAACGGGCTGGAGACCTACTACTTTTCCAGCGGCGAGCGGCTGGCCCGCAGCATTCACAGCGCGGTGCTGCAAAATACAGACATGCGCGATCGCGGCGTGCGCCAGGCCCGGTTCTACGTGCTGCGCTACACCACCATGCCCTCGGTGCTGGTCGAAACCGGCTTCGTCACCGGGGCCGAAGACGCCGCCCGCTTCCGCAACCCCACGGCGGTGAACCAGATTGCCGACGGCATCGCCCGAGGTATTCTCAACTATCTCGGTCGGTAA
- a CDS encoding DUF1989 domain-containing protein: protein MTTALHRPQTAPFTDIPPPLGGVVAEYRIAPGEAVAYTVTAGQHIQIIDVAGSQCSDFLAFGGEHYSDPLDATVTRTLTGVAVPRAGLPGKTFSQAMQPLTEVVQDTCGRHDSFLLACTARYYEEAGYPGHPSCSDNFNRVLAPYGIAPRPGWPALNFFYNTSLDCHGNIGFEEPLSRPGDYVLLLAHQDLLCASSACPDDIDPANGWQPTPIHVRVYAAGQSFARAMGRRVAADFPVRLTQESAFTPSIRQLSDDLSEYNGFWVPQTFAHQGDRAEYWALRQRAALMDLSALRKFEIQGKDAFALLQYAFSRNLEKVVPGQGAYGCLLNPHGGIVDDGIVFCFGPTRYRYVGNCDTDAVWLRQIAQANGWLATVETVNLHNLAIQGPLSRDILRLLVPEVQALGYFYFIKSQIQGIPVLISRTGYTGELGYELFVHPEDGAALWDILMQTGKPAGMLPLGMKALDRARIEAGLLALGYEFDDLISPYQAGIGWAVAMKKPDFIGKAALEAIRLHPPRVAVGLVLAGPEVAAHGQPVFAVGERWRVGQITSATFSPILNASIAMAQVVPEFANAGTAVEVGLLDGLKRRVRATVGTLAAFDSTKSRVRA, encoded by the coding sequence ATGACAACTGCACTGCACCGTCCCCAGACAGCACCGTTCACCGATATTCCGCCGCCCCTGGGCGGGGTGGTAGCCGAGTACCGCATTGCGCCGGGGGAGGCGGTGGCCTATACCGTCACCGCTGGCCAGCACATCCAGATCATCGACGTGGCTGGCTCCCAGTGCTCTGACTTTCTGGCCTTTGGCGGCGAGCACTACAGCGACCCGCTCGATGCCACGGTGACTCGCACCCTGACCGGCGTCGCCGTGCCCCGGGCGGGCCTGCCCGGCAAAACCTTCTCCCAGGCGATGCAGCCGCTGACGGAGGTGGTGCAGGACACCTGTGGCCGCCACGACAGCTTTTTGCTCGCCTGCACCGCCCGCTACTACGAAGAGGCGGGCTACCCTGGCCACCCCAGCTGTAGCGACAACTTTAACCGGGTGCTGGCCCCCTACGGCATTGCGCCGCGCCCCGGCTGGCCCGCCCTCAACTTTTTCTACAACACCAGCCTTGACTGCCACGGCAATATTGGGTTCGAAGAACCCCTCTCGCGCCCCGGCGACTACGTGCTGCTGCTGGCCCACCAAGACCTGCTCTGCGCCAGCTCCGCCTGCCCCGACGACATTGACCCGGCCAATGGCTGGCAGCCGACGCCGATTCACGTGCGCGTTTACGCAGCGGGGCAGAGCTTTGCGCGGGCCATGGGGCGGCGGGTGGCGGCAGATTTTCCCGTGCGCCTGACCCAGGAGAGTGCTTTTACCCCCAGCATTCGCCAGCTGAGCGATGATCTGAGCGAGTACAACGGCTTTTGGGTGCCTCAAACCTTTGCCCACCAGGGCGATCGAGCCGAGTACTGGGCGCTGCGCCAGCGGGCAGCCCTGATGGATCTCTCGGCGCTACGCAAGTTTGAAATCCAAGGAAAAGACGCCTTTGCTCTATTGCAGTATGCTTTTTCTCGCAATTTGGAGAAAGTCGTACCGGGGCAGGGAGCCTACGGCTGTCTGCTCAACCCCCACGGTGGCATTGTCGATGACGGCATTGTGTTTTGCTTTGGGCCAACCCGCTACCGCTACGTGGGCAACTGCGATACCGATGCCGTCTGGCTGCGGCAGATTGCTCAGGCAAACGGCTGGTTGGCGACAGTAGAGACCGTGAATCTCCACAACCTTGCCATCCAAGGTCCCCTTTCCCGCGACATTCTCAGACTCCTAGTGCCAGAGGTTCAAGCCCTGGGCTACTTCTACTTTATAAAGTCTCAGATTCAAGGCATTCCAGTGCTGATTTCTCGCACGGGCTACACCGGGGAACTGGGCTACGAGCTGTTTGTGCACCCTGAGGACGGTGCAGCGCTGTGGGACATCCTGATGCAGACCGGAAAACCAGCGGGAATGCTGCCCCTGGGCATGAAGGCGCTCGATCGCGCCCGCATCGAAGCCGGACTGCTGGCCCTGGGCTACGAATTTGACGACCTGATCTCGCCCTACCAGGCGGGCATTGGCTGGGCCGTGGCGATGAAAAAGCCCGACTTTATCGGCAAAGCTGCTTTAGAAGCTATTCGACTGCATCCCCCTCGGGTGGCGGTGGGGCTGGTGCTGGCGGGGCCAGAGGTGGCCGCCCACGGTCAGCCAGTGTTTGCGGTGGGCGAACGCTGGCGGGTGGGGCAGATCACCAGCGCTACGTTTTCGCCCATTCTCAACGCCAGTATTGCTATGGCCCAGGTCGTTCCAGAATTTGCGAATGCGGGCACGGCAGTGGAGGTGGGTTTGCTGGATGGCTTAAAGCGGCGGGTGCGGGCAACGGTGGGAACGCTGGCGGCCTTTGACTCCACCAAGAGCCGGGTGCGAGCATGA
- a CDS encoding carboxypeptidase-like regulatory domain-containing protein has protein sequence MKRLLVALVMCLALVGFPTPAQAHQVETFYTLDNQLEFQSLFSSGEPFAGATVTIYAPNNPDDPWMTTTTDREGRFAFLPDESIPGDWEVAIEDDTQSHADYWTVPVGDKGIIYDGISLDSTEDVHYRAAAAFMPMVISIGGALAWLGFTRRR, from the coding sequence ATGAAACGGTTGCTTGTTGCCCTGGTGATGTGTTTGGCGCTGGTGGGGTTTCCGACCCCGGCCCAGGCGCACCAGGTCGAAACCTTTTATACCCTCGACAATCAGCTGGAGTTTCAATCGCTGTTTAGTAGTGGGGAACCCTTTGCAGGGGCAACGGTAACCATCTATGCGCCCAACAACCCCGACGATCCGTGGATGACCACGACCACCGATCGCGAGGGCCGGTTTGCGTTTTTGCCCGACGAGTCGATACCGGGCGACTGGGAAGTGGCCATTGAAGACGACACCCAAAGCCACGCCGACTACTGGACTGTGCCGGTGGGCGACAAGGGCATTATCTACGACGGCATCAGCCTCGACTCCACGGAGGATGTGCACTACCGCGCTGCTGCGGCGTTTATGCCCATGGTGATTTCCATTGGGGGGGCGCTGGCCTGGCTGGGCTTTACCCGCCGCCGCTAG
- a CDS encoding ammonium transporter: protein MSPESQEFLATFVAESYYYWASVLMLLIHVGFLAYEGGAARSKNVLATMVKNLMTLSLVGLTFFFFGWWVYNAFPLFPLQGGIVGPWTDAAAEGTVGEVLGLVQASYPWSPALGPNIADNLTGVFWFAFALFAMTTASILSGAVIERIRVGAYSVLAIVLGSFTWVVAASWGWNPYGWLFTQLGYHDFGCSALLHAVAGFFALGVLINLGPRIGKFDVQGKPRVIMPHNLPLTMVGLMLIFVGFYAFLAACVIFTPGQTGEITIYGTPMTLASIGVNTTLALSAGLVGAYMGSKADPFYTISGGLAGIISSAAAMDIYSPAIVIILAFVGAYTMPFVGNAIEKAGIDDAVGAFAVHGYCGVFGSLMVGIFAAGYPQPDGIPSINFGAQLLGAALCAVLLGFIPGYGVSFVLKKMGLLRVSEAEEIAGLDLADFGIEGYPEYSILSEKNGHSDPMMVPMVEVSPKA from the coding sequence ATGTCTCCTGAATCGCAAGAGTTTTTAGCAACTTTTGTGGCAGAGTCCTACTACTACTGGGCTTCTGTTTTAATGTTGCTGATTCACGTGGGATTTTTAGCCTACGAGGGTGGCGCGGCCCGTTCTAAAAACGTTCTGGCCACCATGGTCAAAAACTTGATGACCCTGTCCCTGGTGGGGTTGACTTTCTTCTTTTTTGGCTGGTGGGTGTACAACGCCTTTCCGCTGTTTCCCCTTCAGGGTGGCATCGTTGGCCCCTGGACTGACGCCGCCGCCGAGGGCACCGTGGGCGAGGTGCTGGGTCTGGTGCAGGCCTCTTACCCCTGGTCCCCGGCCCTGGGCCCCAACATTGCCGATAACCTCACGGGGGTTTTCTGGTTTGCCTTTGCCCTGTTTGCTATGACTACCGCCTCCATTCTCTCTGGGGCGGTGATTGAGCGCATTCGCGTGGGTGCCTACTCCGTTCTGGCGATTGTGCTGGGGTCGTTTACCTGGGTAGTTGCGGCTTCCTGGGGCTGGAACCCCTACGGCTGGCTATTTACGCAGCTGGGCTACCACGACTTTGGCTGCTCGGCCCTGCTCCATGCGGTGGCGGGCTTCTTCGCCCTAGGGGTGCTCATTAACCTCGGCCCCCGCATCGGCAAGTTTGACGTGCAGGGCAAACCACGGGTGATTATGCCCCACAATCTGCCCCTCACCATGGTGGGGCTAATGCTGATTTTTGTAGGTTTCTACGCGTTTCTGGCCGCCTGCGTTATCTTTACCCCGGGCCAAACCGGCGAAATCACCATCTACGGCACGCCCATGACCCTGGCCTCCATTGGGGTCAATACCACCCTGGCCCTGTCGGCAGGGTTAGTAGGAGCCTACATGGGCTCTAAAGCCGATCCGTTTTACACCATTTCAGGCGGTCTGGCGGGCATTATTTCGTCAGCGGCGGCAATGGATATCTACAGCCCGGCAATTGTCATCATTCTTGCCTTTGTGGGGGCTTACACGATGCCCTTCGTCGGCAATGCGATTGAAAAAGCTGGCATTGACGACGCGGTGGGTGCCTTTGCTGTGCACGGATACTGCGGCGTGTTTGGCTCGTTGATGGTGGGCATCTTTGCGGCGGGTTATCCTCAGCCCGATGGTATTCCCTCGATTAACTTTGGGGCTCAGCTCTTAGGGGCCGCTCTCTGTGCGGTACTCCTGGGCTTTATTCCGGGTTATGGAGTGAGCTTTGTGCTAAAGAAAATGGGTTTACTCAGGGTGTCTGAGGCCGAAGAAATTGCCGGTTTAGACCTGGCTGACTTTGGCATTGAAGGTTACCCGGAGTATTCTATTTTGTCTGAGAAAAATGGCCATTCTGACCCGATGATGGTGCCAATGGTTGAAGTTTCCCCCAAGGCTTAG
- a CDS encoding thiol-disulfide oxidoreductase DCC family protein — protein sequence MYCVIYDGNCNLCVSLVQLLESLDRGTQFQYVPMQDASTLARYRITPQDCEAGMIVIDIATPERRWQGSAAAEEIGRLLPLGNPFVQAYRALPGAKAAGDSIYAFVRDRRYELFGQRSARYDSAYPLCDGDGCIHR from the coding sequence ATGTACTGTGTAATTTACGACGGTAACTGCAATCTCTGCGTCAGTCTGGTGCAGTTGCTGGAGTCCCTCGATCGCGGCACCCAGTTCCAGTATGTGCCCATGCAGGATGCCAGCACCCTGGCCCGCTATCGCATCACTCCCCAGGACTGCGAGGCGGGCATGATCGTAATTGATATAGCCACCCCAGAGCGCCGCTGGCAGGGCAGCGCCGCCGCTGAAGAAATTGGCCGCCTGCTGCCCCTGGGCAACCCGTTTGTTCAGGCCTATCGGGCGCTGCCTGGGGCCAAGGCGGCGGGCGATTCGATCTATGCCTTCGTGCGCGATCGCCGCTACGAGCTGTTTGGTCAGCGCTCGGCACGCTACGACTCAGCCTACCCGCTCTGCGACGGAGATGGGTGTATCCACAGATGA
- the hpxO gene encoding FAD-dependent urate hydroxylase HpxO encodes MYNLKVVIIGAGIGGLTAGIAMQRAGYRVEIYDRAQALRPAGAGISLWSNGVKVLNYLGLGEQLAAIGGEMNAMEYRSHTDEALSFVDLRPLFERVGQRPYPVARTDLQTMLIEAFGPEHVHLGMPCVGVDQDEHSATAIFENGERVSGDLVVGADGIHSAVRADVVGHCIDRRYARYVNWNGLVNADSELCDPNLWVIYVGDSKRASMMPVGGDRFYFFFGAPMAEGTQVAPIDRQDELAKIFQGWPAKVQKLIQAIDPEQTNRLEIGDIDPLERLVKGRVALLGDSAHATTPTLGQGGCQAMEDAAVLTRYLITTNVSVADALQRYEAARKDRTAELVMKARKRTSTIYGYVPEATQQWYHDLKQEPPEEVINALAKVILAGPMG; translated from the coding sequence ATGTACAACCTGAAGGTGGTGATTATTGGTGCCGGTATTGGCGGCCTGACCGCAGGGATTGCGATGCAGCGGGCCGGCTACCGAGTGGAAATTTACGATCGCGCCCAGGCGCTGCGCCCCGCCGGAGCCGGTATCTCGCTGTGGTCGAACGGGGTCAAGGTGCTCAACTACCTGGGCCTGGGGGAACAGCTGGCGGCCATCGGCGGCGAAATGAATGCCATGGAGTACCGCAGCCACACCGACGAAGCCCTCAGTTTTGTCGATCTGCGCCCCCTGTTTGAGCGGGTGGGTCAGCGCCCCTACCCGGTGGCCCGCACTGACCTCCAAACTATGCTGATCGAAGCCTTTGGGCCAGAGCATGTTCACTTGGGCATGCCGTGCGTCGGTGTAGACCAGGATGAGCATAGCGCCACCGCCATTTTTGAAAACGGCGAACGGGTTAGCGGCGACCTGGTGGTGGGGGCCGACGGCATTCACTCGGCGGTGCGGGCCGACGTGGTGGGGCACTGTATCGATCGCCGCTACGCCCGCTACGTCAACTGGAATGGCCTGGTCAACGCCGATTCTGAGCTGTGCGATCCAAACCTGTGGGTGATCTACGTGGGCGACAGCAAGCGCGCCTCCATGATGCCGGTGGGGGGCGATCGCTTCTATTTCTTTTTTGGTGCGCCCATGGCCGAGGGCACCCAGGTGGCCCCCATCGATCGCCAGGACGAGCTGGCCAAAATCTTTCAGGGCTGGCCCGCCAAGGTGCAAAAACTGATTCAAGCCATCGATCCAGAACAGACCAACCGGCTAGAAATCGGCGACATCGATCCCCTTGAGCGCCTGGTGAAGGGCCGCGTTGCCCTGCTGGGAGACTCGGCCCACGCCACTACCCCGACCCTGGGCCAGGGGGGCTGTCAGGCCATGGAAGATGCCGCAGTGCTCACCCGCTACCTGATCACAACCAACGTCAGCGTGGCCGACGCCCTCCAGCGCTACGAGGCCGCCCGCAAAGACCGCACCGCCGAGCTGGTGATGAAGGCCCGCAAGCGCACCAGCACCATCTACGGCTACGTGCCCGAGGCCACCCAGCAGTGGTACCACGACCTCAAGCAAGAGCCCCCCGAGGAGGTAATCAACGCCCTGGCCAAGGTAATTTTGGCGGGGCCGATGGGGTAA
- a CDS encoding fatty acid desaturase, producing MTAIFEPSARAADVTPYSHLTLKQVIQTIPKDYFQKDLRKAWTAVALSVAAVALGYGAIALSPWFLLPVAWFLTGTALTGFFVIGHDCGHRSFANRRWVNNWLGHIMFLPLLYPFHSWRLLHDIHHRHTNNMEIDNAWAPWTREEYAGAGGFLQAVYRAMRGWFWWLASVAHWGALHFDLRNFEPRDHGKVKRSIAAVVLFALVFFPTLVYFAGPWGVVKYWLMPWLGYHFWMSTFTLVHHTIPEIQFRYGDTWNEVEAQLSGTLHCDYPRWVEVLCHDINVHVPHHISVGIPSYNLRPAYAALKENWAPFMKETKFSWQLMRTITDRCHIYHPERAYERFQDLER from the coding sequence TTGACTGCAATTTTTGAGCCTTCCGCCAGAGCCGCGGATGTCACCCCGTACAGCCACCTGACCCTAAAGCAGGTGATTCAAACTATTCCTAAAGACTATTTCCAAAAAGACCTGCGCAAAGCCTGGACTGCTGTAGCGCTCAGTGTAGCAGCAGTGGCCCTGGGGTACGGAGCGATCGCCCTTTCTCCCTGGTTTTTGCTCCCCGTCGCCTGGTTTTTGACCGGCACCGCCCTGACCGGTTTTTTTGTGATTGGTCACGACTGCGGCCACCGATCCTTTGCCAACCGCCGCTGGGTCAACAACTGGCTGGGACACATTATGTTTCTGCCGCTGCTCTATCCGTTCCACAGCTGGCGGCTGCTGCACGATATTCATCACCGCCACACCAACAACATGGAGATCGACAACGCCTGGGCTCCTTGGACTAGGGAGGAATATGCTGGCGCGGGCGGTTTTTTGCAGGCGGTGTATCGGGCCATGCGGGGCTGGTTTTGGTGGCTGGCGTCGGTGGCCCACTGGGGGGCGCTGCACTTTGACCTGCGGAACTTCGAACCCCGCGACCACGGCAAGGTCAAGCGCTCCATTGCGGCGGTTGTGCTCTTTGCGCTGGTGTTTTTTCCCACGCTGGTCTATTTCGCTGGCCCCTGGGGCGTGGTGAAGTACTGGCTGATGCCCTGGCTGGGCTACCACTTCTGGATGAGCACGTTTACCCTGGTGCACCACACCATTCCCGAAATTCAGTTTCGCTATGGTGACACCTGGAACGAGGTCGAAGCGCAGCTTTCGGGCACTCTCCACTGCGACTACCCCCGCTGGGTCGAAGTGCTGTGTCACGATATCAATGTCCATGTTCCCCACCATATTTCAGTCGGTATTCCGTCCTACAACCTGCGGCCTGCCTACGCGGCGCTGAAGGAGAACTGGGCTCCATTCATGAAGGAAACCAAGTTTTCGTGGCAGCTGATGCGAACGATCACCGATCGCTGTCATATCTATCATCCCGAGCGAGCCTACGAGCGATTTCAGGATTTGGAGCGGTAG
- a CDS encoding DUF29 domain-containing protein, which translates to MSLYDTDFYAWTQTQAKTLKAGLWEALDIENLVEELETLGRQERQELQNRLGILLGHLLKWQWQPENRSNSWRSTIREQRRRIDQLLADSPSLKPFLPEAGARAYQDGLDLAVRETGLDYEAFPNGCPYSLTQALAPDFWP; encoded by the coding sequence ATGTCCCTCTACGACACCGACTTTTACGCCTGGACTCAGACCCAAGCCAAGACGCTAAAAGCAGGCCTTTGGGAAGCGCTGGATATTGAAAACCTGGTGGAGGAACTTGAAACGTTGGGGCGGCAGGAACGGCAGGAGCTACAAAATCGCCTGGGCATTTTACTCGGGCACCTGCTGAAGTGGCAGTGGCAGCCCGAGAACCGCAGCAATAGCTGGCGATCGACCATCCGAGAGCAGCGACGGCGCATCGACCAGCTGTTGGCAGACAGCCCTAGCCTAAAACCGTTTCTGCCAGAAGCCGGGGCGCGGGCTTACCAAGACGGCCTTGACTTAGCTGTGCGAGAGACAGGGCTGGACTATGAAGCTTTCCCCAACGGCTGTCCCTACTCTTTAACCCAGGCGCTGGCCCCAGACTTTTGGCCCTGA